From a single Pirellulales bacterium genomic region:
- a CDS encoding PSD1 and planctomycete cytochrome C domain-containing protein: protein MLRIAFACTALIFAPLPFGATASEAASPAAQPVHFGRQILPILSNHCFQCHGPDAKQRQADLRLDDEASAKQVREGHAAIVPGKSEASELYRRIAVADADERMPPADFQRPLSAEQIALLKRWIDEGAPWGGHWAFERLTRPSIPQATAAADRLQNPIDAFVFARLARERLTPSPEAPRTTLIRRLSLDLLGLPPTLAETDSFVSDSGPDAYERLVDRLLASPAFGERMAWEWLDAARYADSNGYQGDGERTMYPWRDWSVQAFNCNLPYDQSTVWQLAGDLLPDATQEQTLATGFCRNHTINGEGGRIPEENRVDYVMDMTETVGTVWLGLTLNCCRCHDHKFDPLTQRDYYSLFAFFNQTPVDGGGGNPQTPPVIELPTEEQQSRRPQLAAAVESATGELDAFEITFFPRGEGQTADQSEKAAGLPDAIKAVLKLPARQRNRGQFEQLEKHWEKDAADYVAQVQKVRGAIDARDALNRSIARVMVMADTPQPRQTFILEKGLYDKPRGSVTAAVPTKLPPLPAGVPVNRLGLARWLVAPDHPLTARVTVNRIWQQFFGVGLVKTPEDFGVQGELPPHPELLDWLAAEFVESGWDVKRLCRLIVSSAVYRQSSAVSAALAERDPANRLLARGPRFRMPSWMIRDQALAAAGLLVGRVGGPPVNPYQPGDLWADITFDRKHFQQDHGEALYRRSLYTFWRRIVAPSLFFDSASRQICTVKHLRTNSPLHALTTLNDVTYIEAARALAERVLTAGPGDINERVSNIFRHVLARRPTAEELGVLTASVERLTREFAADPSAAAELLAVGESKRNESLDPIEHAAYTALASAVLNLDETLNKE from the coding sequence ATGCTCCGCATCGCCTTTGCTTGCACGGCCTTGATCTTCGCACCGTTGCCCTTTGGAGCCACGGCGAGCGAGGCTGCGTCTCCAGCCGCACAGCCGGTCCACTTTGGCCGACAGATTTTGCCGATTCTTTCCAACCACTGCTTCCAGTGCCACGGACCGGATGCCAAACAGCGGCAGGCCGATTTGCGGCTCGATGACGAGGCGAGCGCCAAACAGGTCCGCGAAGGCCACGCGGCCATCGTGCCGGGCAAGAGCGAAGCCAGCGAGCTTTATCGACGCATCGCCGTCGCCGATGCTGACGAGCGAATGCCGCCGGCGGATTTCCAGCGGCCGTTGTCAGCCGAGCAGATCGCCTTATTGAAGCGGTGGATCGACGAAGGCGCGCCTTGGGGCGGCCACTGGGCCTTTGAGCGGTTGACGCGCCCCTCCATCCCGCAAGCAACCGCCGCCGCCGATCGCCTCCAAAATCCGATTGACGCGTTCGTGTTCGCCCGGCTGGCGCGCGAGCGACTCACGCCGTCGCCCGAAGCTCCGCGAACAACGCTCATTCGCCGGCTGTCGCTTGACCTGCTGGGCCTGCCGCCGACGCTCGCCGAGACGGATTCTTTCGTGAGCGATTCCGGCCCCGATGCCTACGAGCGGCTGGTTGATCGGCTGCTGGCTTCACCGGCCTTCGGCGAGCGAATGGCCTGGGAGTGGCTCGACGCCGCCCGGTATGCCGACTCGAACGGCTATCAAGGCGATGGCGAGCGGACGATGTATCCCTGGCGCGATTGGTCGGTGCAGGCGTTCAACTGCAACCTGCCCTACGACCAGTCTACCGTCTGGCAACTGGCCGGCGATCTGTTGCCCGACGCGACGCAGGAGCAGACGTTGGCCACCGGCTTCTGCCGCAACCATACGATCAACGGCGAAGGCGGTCGCATCCCCGAAGAGAACCGCGTCGATTACGTGATGGACATGACGGAAACCGTGGGCACGGTCTGGCTGGGACTGACGCTCAACTGCTGCCGCTGCCACGACCACAAATTCGATCCGCTCACGCAGCGTGATTACTATTCGCTGTTCGCCTTCTTCAATCAGACGCCCGTGGACGGCGGCGGCGGAAATCCACAAACGCCGCCCGTGATCGAGCTGCCGACCGAAGAGCAACAGTCGCGTCGGCCGCAACTTGCCGCGGCGGTCGAATCGGCAACTGGCGAGCTCGACGCCTTCGAGATCACCTTCTTTCCCAGGGGCGAGGGACAGACGGCGGACCAATCGGAAAAAGCGGCCGGTCTGCCGGACGCGATCAAGGCCGTTCTCAAGCTCCCTGCCCGGCAACGCAACCGCGGCCAATTCGAACAGCTCGAAAAGCACTGGGAAAAGGATGCCGCCGACTATGTCGCGCAGGTGCAAAAGGTGCGAGGGGCAATCGATGCCCGCGATGCGCTCAACCGCTCCATCGCCCGCGTGATGGTGATGGCCGATACGCCGCAGCCTCGGCAAACCTTCATCCTGGAAAAGGGGCTGTATGACAAGCCGCGCGGGTCGGTGACCGCCGCGGTGCCGACCAAACTGCCGCCGTTGCCGGCGGGCGTGCCGGTCAATCGGCTTGGCTTGGCCCGCTGGCTCGTCGCGCCCGACCACCCCCTCACGGCCAGGGTGACCGTGAACCGAATCTGGCAGCAGTTCTTTGGCGTCGGCCTGGTGAAAACGCCGGAAGATTTCGGCGTGCAAGGCGAGCTGCCCCCGCACCCGGAGCTGCTCGATTGGCTGGCGGCGGAGTTTGTCGAGTCAGGCTGGGATGTCAAACGGCTTTGCCGGTTGATCGTCAGCAGCGCCGTCTATCGCCAATCGTCGGCCGTCTCGGCGGCACTGGCCGAGCGCGATCCGGCCAACCGCCTGCTGGCGCGGGGGCCGCGGTTTCGCATGCCCTCCTGGATGATCCGCGACCAGGCGCTCGCCGCGGCGGGATTGCTCGTCGGCCGCGTGGGCGGGCCGCCGGTCAATCCTTATCAGCCGGGCGACCTGTGGGCCGACATCACATTCGACCGCAAGCACTTTCAGCAGGACCACGGCGAGGCGCTCTACCGCCGCAGCCTCTATACTTTCTGGCGGCGGATTGTGGCGCCCAGCCTCTTCTTCGACAGCGCGTCGCGGCAGATTTGCACGGTGAAGCACCTGCGGACCAATTCGCCCTTGCACGCCCTGACGACGCTCAACGACGTGACGTACATCGAGGCCGCCCGCGCGCTGGCCGAGCGGGTTTTGACAGCCGGGCCGGGCGACATCAACGAACGCGTGAGCAATATCTTTCGCCACGTGCTGGCCCGGCGTCCGACTGCCGAGGAACTCGGCGTGCTCACCGCCAGCGTCGAGCGGCTAACGCGCGAGTTCGCCGCCGATCCGTCGGCCGCGGCCGAGCTGCTGGCCGTGGGCGAATCGAAGCGGAACGAATCGCTCGACCCGATCGAACACGCCGCGTATACCGCGCTCGCCAGTGCGGTGCTCAATCTCGACGAAACGCTAAACAAGGAGTGA
- the nadB gene encoding L-aspartate oxidase encodes MHPTVTTRFGADEPRYLVPFHPKRMPHHFTDVLIVGGGLAGLRAALAVDPRLRVLVVTKESLLQSNSSYAQGGIAGVLDPEDRFENHIDDTLRAGGDLCDPEVVEFVVREAPDRIRELIAWGARFDEESGELALGREGGHSHDRIVHALGDATGREVMRAVIDRVQTLEHVTTWQDTFTLDLLTHEGACRGALVWNPRHGKTLVWAKQTLLCTGGAGQIYRETTNPPVATGDGHALAFRAGAELRDMEFMQFHPTVLYIAGSSRSLITEAMRGEGARLVDRGGDRFMPDYDPRAELAPRDVVSQAIVKQMEKTRHPNVYLDLSHLDPRRVRGRFPGIAATCAEFGIDITRDWIPVRPGAHYMVGGVTVDLEGRTTLPGLWAAGEVSSSGLHGANRLASNSLLEGLVYGARAGEAASRLALDMPDDFRALALENPLQDDAPETLDLDDIRNSLKSLMWRAAGVRREASGLSEAEETVGHWCGYVLNRQFDDPAGWQLQNMLWVARMMIAAAAMRQESRGVHLRTDFPSLDNAHWRKHLAFVKG; translated from the coding sequence ATGCATCCCACCGTCACCACCCGCTTCGGCGCCGATGAACCGCGTTACCTGGTTCCCTTCCATCCCAAGCGGATGCCGCACCATTTTACCGACGTCTTGATCGTCGGCGGCGGGCTGGCGGGATTGCGGGCGGCGCTGGCCGTCGATCCGCGGCTGCGCGTGCTGGTGGTCACCAAAGAGAGCCTGTTGCAGTCGAACAGCAGCTATGCCCAGGGCGGCATCGCCGGCGTGCTCGATCCGGAAGACCGCTTCGAGAACCACATCGACGACACGCTTCGCGCGGGCGGCGACTTGTGCGATCCGGAAGTCGTCGAGTTCGTGGTGCGCGAGGCGCCCGATCGCATCCGCGAGCTGATTGCCTGGGGAGCGCGGTTCGACGAAGAATCGGGCGAGCTGGCCCTGGGCCGCGAAGGCGGGCACAGCCACGACCGCATCGTCCACGCCCTGGGCGACGCCACCGGCCGCGAAGTGATGCGGGCCGTCATCGACCGCGTGCAAACGCTCGAGCACGTGACCACCTGGCAAGACACGTTCACGCTCGACCTGCTGACGCACGAGGGCGCTTGCCGCGGGGCGCTGGTCTGGAATCCGCGGCACGGCAAGACGCTCGTGTGGGCCAAGCAGACGCTGCTTTGCACCGGCGGGGCGGGGCAAATCTATCGCGAAACCACCAACCCGCCCGTGGCCACCGGCGACGGCCATGCCCTGGCCTTTCGCGCCGGGGCCGAGCTGCGCGACATGGAGTTCATGCAGTTTCACCCCACCGTGCTCTACATCGCCGGCAGCAGCCGCAGCCTGATCACCGAGGCCATGCGCGGCGAAGGGGCCCGGCTGGTCGACCGCGGGGGCGATCGTTTCATGCCCGACTACGATCCGCGCGCCGAGCTGGCCCCGCGCGATGTGGTGAGCCAAGCCATCGTCAAGCAGATGGAAAAGACGCGGCACCCCAACGTCTATCTCGACCTTTCGCACCTCGATCCGCGGCGCGTCCGCGGCCGCTTTCCGGGCATCGCCGCCACCTGTGCGGAGTTCGGCATCGACATTACGCGCGATTGGATTCCGGTCCGGCCGGGCGCGCATTATATGGTCGGCGGCGTGACCGTCGATCTCGAAGGCCGCACGACGCTGCCCGGCTTATGGGCCGCCGGAGAGGTCAGCTCCAGCGGCCTGCACGGCGCGAACCGGCTGGCCTCGAACAGTCTGCTGGAAGGGCTTGTCTACGGCGCCCGCGCCGGCGAGGCTGCCTCGCGTCTGGCGCTCGATATGCCCGACGATTTTAGAGCGTTGGCGTTAGAGAATCCATTGCAGGACGACGCCCCGGAGACGCTCGATCTGGACGACATCCGCAACTCGCTGAAGAGCCTGATGTGGCGGGCGGCGGGCGTGCGTCGCGAGGCCTCGGGTCTGAGCGAGGCCGAAGAAACGGTGGGCCATTGGTGCGGCTACGTGCTCAATCGCCAGTTCGACGATCCCGCGGGCTGGCAGTTGCAGAACATGCTTTGGGTGGCCCGGATGATGATCGCCGCCGCCGCCATGCGTCAGGAAAGCCGCGGCGTCCATCTTCGCACCGATTTTCCCTCTCTCGACAACGCCCACTGGCGGAAGCACCTGGCATTTGTGAAGGGCTAA
- a CDS encoding tetratricopeptide repeat protein encodes MSHFARAQLLIERSRYEDAIGELQQHLTAEPNSPLVHAQLALCLCELKKYAEAMDEARLAIHLGPDQSFSHYALAEVLYARNRPKEALPAASEALRLDPDDASYFALLARIHFSQSRWRQALDAATEGLACDPEHVACTNLRAMSLVKLGRRAEAGATIDTALARNPDVALTHANQGWTLLEQRQPQKAMEHFREALRIDPELEWARRGIVEAMKARHGVYRWMLIWFFWMARLPPRFQWGVVIGGYLGVRGLRNLEVANPEWSAWVTPLIIVYVVFALMTWVADPLFNLLLRLNRFGRLALSREQVVASNWLGASLAAGIGMLGWALASGREEVYFAAVVFGVLCIPISAIYRCQPGKPRRLMALFTAGLALIGTLGFLPLLIAPETAFRLSLNCVQLFIWGAIAAPWVSNVLMAVPTRR; translated from the coding sequence ATGAGTCACTTCGCGCGGGCCCAATTGCTCATCGAGCGGTCGCGCTATGAAGACGCGATCGGCGAATTGCAGCAACATCTGACTGCCGAACCGAACAGTCCCCTCGTGCATGCGCAACTGGCGCTCTGCCTGTGCGAGCTGAAGAAGTACGCGGAGGCGATGGACGAGGCACGGCTGGCGATCCACTTGGGCCCCGACCAGTCGTTTTCGCACTACGCCCTGGCCGAAGTGCTTTACGCCCGAAACCGGCCCAAGGAGGCGCTGCCGGCGGCGAGCGAGGCCCTGCGTCTCGATCCCGACGATGCCAGTTACTTCGCCCTGCTGGCCCGCATCCACTTTTCGCAAAGCCGCTGGCGCCAGGCGCTCGACGCCGCGACGGAGGGCCTGGCCTGCGATCCCGAGCACGTGGCCTGCACCAACCTGCGGGCCATGAGCCTGGTGAAGCTCGGACGCCGGGCGGAGGCAGGCGCCACGATCGACACCGCGCTGGCGCGCAATCCCGATGTGGCCCTGACGCACGCCAACCAGGGCTGGACCCTGCTCGAACAACGGCAGCCGCAAAAAGCGATGGAGCACTTTCGCGAAGCGCTCCGCATCGACCCGGAATTGGAGTGGGCGCGGCGGGGCATCGTCGAGGCGATGAAGGCCCGGCACGGCGTGTATCGTTGGATGCTGATCTGGTTTTTCTGGATGGCCCGCCTGCCGCCGCGGTTCCAATGGGGCGTGGTGATCGGCGGCTACTTGGGCGTGCGGGGCCTGAGAAATCTCGAGGTGGCGAACCCTGAATGGTCGGCCTGGGTCACGCCCCTGATCATCGTCTACGTGGTCTTCGCCCTGATGACCTGGGTTGCCGATCCGCTGTTCAATCTGTTGCTGCGGTTGAACCGCTTCGGGCGGCTGGCTCTTTCGCGCGAGCAGGTGGTGGCATCGAACTGGCTGGGGGCCTCGTTGGCAGCGGGCATCGGCATGCTCGGCTGGGCGCTGGCCAGCGGCCGGGAAGAAGTCTATTTCGCCGCGGTCGTATTCGGCGTGTTGTGCATACCGATCTCGGCGATTTACCGTTGCCAGCCCGGCAAGCCCCGCCGGCTGATGGCGCTATTCACGGCCGGCCTGGCGCTCATCGGCACACTTGGTTTCTTGCCGCTGTTGATCGCTCCGGAAACGGCGTTTCGACTATCGCTCAACTGCGTTCAGCTCTTCATCTGGGGCGCGATTGCCGCGCCCTGGGTGAGCAACGTGCTGATGGCCGTTCCCACGCGGCGATAG
- a CDS encoding AAA family ATPase, translated as MARGDDSLQSLREALRLSPDNLPLRRHLAETLLSHGHAEESETEYRKALSMAPHDVQLKLGLARAFYQQGKDSAALVIVEDLAKDRNPPAAGYLLQARLLLRSGEVERAVAQYKLAVETDAAVADVELATRLGVGADSSNSDVVDGRLREAWGDVPRGMPQQLERPRVTFNEVGGMDALKEEIRLKIIYPLTHPEIYQAYGKAIGGGILMYGPPGCGKTHLARATAGEIKAGFIAVGISDVLDMWIGTSERNLHELFEQARNNRPCVLFFDEVDALGARRSDMQHSAGRQLINQFLAELDGVETSNEGVLILAATNAPWHLDPAFRRPGRFDRILFVPPPDLTARAAILRILCRGKPVAEIDFNHVAKKTDHFSGADLKGLVDVAIESKLRLAMKEGVPKPLGTADLLAAAGAVKPTAREWFSTARNYALYSNQGGIYDDILKHMKLG; from the coding sequence ATGGCTCGCGGTGATGATTCCCTGCAATCGCTGCGCGAGGCGCTGCGGTTGTCGCCCGACAATCTGCCTTTGCGGCGGCATCTGGCCGAGACGTTGCTCAGTCACGGGCATGCCGAAGAGTCAGAGACCGAGTATCGCAAGGCCCTCTCAATGGCGCCGCACGACGTGCAGCTCAAGCTCGGCCTGGCACGGGCCTTTTATCAACAGGGCAAAGACAGCGCGGCCCTGGTGATCGTCGAAGACCTGGCCAAAGACCGCAACCCGCCCGCCGCGGGTTATCTGCTCCAAGCCCGGCTGCTGCTGCGGTCGGGCGAAGTCGAAAGGGCGGTGGCCCAGTACAAGCTGGCCGTCGAGACCGATGCGGCCGTGGCCGACGTCGAGCTGGCCACGCGGCTGGGCGTGGGGGCAGACTCGTCCAATTCCGACGTGGTCGATGGCCGGCTGCGCGAGGCCTGGGGCGACGTGCCCCGCGGCATGCCGCAGCAACTCGAGCGGCCCAGGGTCACGTTCAACGAAGTCGGCGGCATGGACGCGCTCAAAGAAGAGATCCGCCTGAAAATCATCTACCCGCTGACACACCCGGAAATCTATCAGGCCTACGGCAAAGCGATCGGCGGCGGCATTTTGATGTATGGCCCGCCCGGCTGCGGCAAGACGCACCTGGCCCGCGCCACGGCGGGCGAAATCAAAGCCGGCTTCATCGCCGTCGGCATCAGCGACGTGCTCGACATGTGGATCGGCACCAGCGAGCGGAACCTGCACGAGCTGTTCGAGCAGGCCCGCAACAACCGGCCCTGCGTGCTGTTCTTCGACGAAGTCGACGCCTTGGGGGCGCGCCGGTCCGACATGCAGCACAGCGCGGGGCGGCAGCTCATCAACCAGTTTCTGGCCGAGCTCGACGGAGTCGAAACCTCCAACGAAGGTGTGCTGATTCTGGCGGCGACAAACGCTCCCTGGCACCTCGATCCGGCATTCCGCCGGCCTGGCCGCTTCGACCGCATCTTGTTCGTGCCGCCGCCCGATCTGACGGCACGGGCAGCGATTCTGCGCATCCTTTGCCGCGGCAAGCCCGTGGCCGAGATCGACTTCAACCACGTGGCCAAGAAGACCGACCATTTCTCCGGCGCCGACCTGAAGGGGCTGGTCGACGTGGCGATCGAAAGCAAGCTGCGGCTGGCGATGAAAGAGGGCGTGCCCAAGCCGCTGGGCACCGCCGACCTGCTGGCCGCCGCCGGCGCCGTCAAGCCGACGGCCCGCGAGTGGTTTTCGACCGCCCGCAACTACGCCCTCTACTCGAACCAGGGCGGCATCTACGACGACATTCTCAAACACATGAAACTCGGATGA
- a CDS encoding ATP-grasp domain-containing protein, translating to MKMFVYEYLTGGGLLADAGMSAGIDSLAREGRAMCAALAADFAAVGGIEVMCLHDARQAGLHAPNVCWADVRSAAEHDVAFDRAAADADRTVVIAPEIGGVLLERCRRVIAGGGRLLGSSPRLVELAGDKHATAVQLAEAGVPVPRGMPFVPGEPWPRDFPYPAVWKPLDGAGSQGLRFIEHSEVPCVDASRRRGRLEAFCPGMAASVALLCGSNEQVALPPCRQRLSRDGRFHYLGGALPLPPPLSDRATRLARRAIQSLPGPLGYLGVDLVLGESDDGSRDVVIEINPRLTTSYIGLRAACRQNLAAAMLAIASDGPYNLSFSDEMIEFP from the coding sequence ATGAAGATGTTTGTTTACGAATACTTGACCGGCGGCGGCTTGTTGGCTGATGCGGGCATGTCCGCCGGAATTGATTCGCTGGCCCGCGAGGGTCGGGCAATGTGCGCGGCGCTGGCCGCCGATTTTGCCGCGGTCGGCGGTATCGAAGTGATGTGCTTGCACGATGCACGACAGGCCGGGCTGCACGCGCCGAACGTTTGCTGGGCTGATGTACGAAGCGCGGCTGAACACGACGTGGCCTTCGACCGCGCCGCCGCCGATGCAGATCGGACGGTGGTGATCGCTCCGGAAATCGGCGGCGTTCTTTTAGAGCGCTGCCGGCGGGTGATCGCCGGCGGCGGCCGATTGCTGGGAAGCTCGCCCCGGCTGGTCGAATTGGCCGGCGATAAGCACGCGACTGCGGTGCAGCTTGCCGAAGCTGGCGTGCCGGTGCCGCGCGGCATGCCCTTCGTGCCGGGCGAACCTTGGCCGCGCGATTTTCCTTACCCTGCAGTCTGGAAGCCGCTCGACGGCGCCGGGTCGCAGGGATTGCGATTCATCGAACACAGCGAGGTTCCATGCGTTGATGCGAGTCGCCGCCGCGGCCGTTTGGAAGCGTTTTGTCCCGGCATGGCGGCGAGCGTCGCGTTGCTTTGCGGGTCGAACGAGCAGGTCGCTCTGCCCCCCTGTCGCCAGCGGCTCAGCCGAGACGGTCGGTTCCATTATCTGGGCGGCGCATTGCCGCTTCCGCCGCCCTTGTCAGACCGCGCCACACGCCTGGCGCGCCGCGCCATCCAATCGCTTCCCGGACCGCTGGGCTATCTCGGCGTCGACCTCGTGTTGGGCGAGTCCGACGACGGCAGCCGCGACGTGGTCATTGAAATCAATCCGCGGTTGACGACCTCCTACATTGGCTTGCGCGCCGCCTGCCGGCAGAACCTGGCCGCCGCCATGCTGGCCATCGCCTCGGACGGACCGTATAACTTGTCGTTCAGTGACGAGATGATCGAGTTTCCATGA